The sequence TTGGTATCAAGAGGTTATAGCAACTAATGGAGAGTCTTTAGATAAATAATTAAAATAACTCAAGAATACTTTTTATGAAGAGAATTCTTGAGTTATTTTTATATATTAGAAAAAAAGTAAATTCTAATTTAAAACTTGATAAGGTAAATAATTTTGTATGAATAAAAATTTCAATTACACTATCTTGTACTTTATTATCTAAAATTTACATTTCCCTTATCTCTCTCCTAATCTCTAAATTTGTCGAACATTGAGTAGCTTTTTATAAATATTTTAATATAAAATTGTATTAAAAAGAATTAAATATATAGAAATGAAGGATATTCTTTTATAAAATTAATTTTGTAGACATAATTAGTAAAACATATTATAATATATTGTATTTATTATAGTTATAAGGAGGACAGATGAATAAAGCAGAATTAGTTTTAGAAAGTATTAGAACTACGTATAGAAAGAAAATATGGAATAAATTTATAAAAGCAATAAAAGATTTTAATTTGATAGAAGATGGAGATAGAATAGCAGTAGGAGTATCTGGAGGAAAGGATAGTTTACTTCTCTGTAAGCTTTTTCAAGAGTTAAAAAAAGATAAAAGTAAAAACTTTGAGGTAACTTTTATCTCTATGAATCCAGGATTTGAAGCTATAGATATAGAACAGTTTAAAAAGAATCTTGAGGAGCTAGATATCCCTTGTGAAATATTTGATGCTAATGTTTGGGAAGTAGCTTTTAGAGAAGATCCAGATGGACCATGTTTTTTATGTGCAAAAATGAGAAGAGGAGTATTATATAACAAAGTAGAAGAGTTAGGATATAACAAACTTGCTCTAGGGCACCATTTTGATGATGTAGTAGAAACTACTATGATAAATATGTTTTATGCAGGAACTGTGAAGACAATGATACCAAAAGTGAGTTCGACAAGCGGTAAAATGTCAATAATTAGACCTCTTGTATATGTTAAGGAAAAAGATATTGTAGCTTATACACAAAGAAATGAGATAAAGGCTATGAGTTGTGGGTGTCCTATTGAATCTGGAAAAGTAGACTCTAAAAGAAAAGAGATAAAAAATCTTTTAGCTGAGATAGAAAAAACTAATCCCAATGTAAAGCAAAGTATATTTAATTCTATGAAAAATATAAATATAGATTATGTAATGGGATATACTAGAGGAAATAAAAATAAAGGAGATATGTAATGGAGAAAGAGAAAAATAACTCTATCTTAAAAAATATTGAGGGAAAAGGATTTGGAAAAACTATCTGGAGTCCAATTGGAAGAGCTATGCACAGATATAATATGGTAGAAGCTGGAGATAGAATAGCAGTGGGAGTGTCTGGTGGAAAGGATAGTATGACTACTTTAAATGCTCTAGTTAGAGTAAAAAAAATAGCTCAGATAGATTTTGAGATTATCCCTATTCATATACACTCTAATACTGATAAAGCTTCTTATGAAAAGATTGAAAAATATTGTGAAGAGTTAGGTTTAAAATTACAGGTAGAGCCTACTAATCTAAGTGATATGTTATTTGGAGAAAAAGAGGTAAAAAATCCTTGCTTTCTATGTGGAAGAATAAGAAGAGGGATTCTCTATAGAATGATGAAGGAGCAAAATATAAATAAGCTTGCTTTAGGACATCATAAAGATGATATAATAGAAACTTTTCTTATGAATGTATTTTATCAAGGAAATATGAAGATGATGAAACCTAGTTATATATCTGAAGAGTATGGAGTAAGAGTGATAAGACCTCTTGCCTATGTAGAAGAGGCAGATATCATAAGATATGTAAAGAAACAAGAGCTTCCAGTGGTAGCTTCAGATTGTCCATATGAAACAAGTGAGAACTCAAAAAGATTGAGAGTAAAAAATCTTATAAGAGAGTTAGCACAGGAAAATAAAGATGTTAGAAGTGTTGTTTTCAACAGTATAAAAGAGATGTTGGATTAATATTGGATAAATAATGAAAAAATGATATAATTATTGCATAAAGATATTTAAAATTAAAAAAATAAAATTAGATAGGGTGGCAGGATGAACATTCTTGTTATACAAAGAGAAAAAAAACAAGCTGAATATATAGCTAATGGACTGAAAGAATCAGGGTATATGGTTAATTTTACTGATAATTTTGATGAAGGATATCATTTTTTAGATTCTATTTCTTATGATTTAGTTATAATAGATA comes from Fusobacterium necrogenes and encodes:
- a CDS encoding tRNA lysidine(34) synthetase is translated as MNKAELVLESIRTTYRKKIWNKFIKAIKDFNLIEDGDRIAVGVSGGKDSLLLCKLFQELKKDKSKNFEVTFISMNPGFEAIDIEQFKKNLEELDIPCEIFDANVWEVAFREDPDGPCFLCAKMRRGVLYNKVEELGYNKLALGHHFDDVVETTMINMFYAGTVKTMIPKVSSTSGKMSIIRPLVYVKEKDIVAYTQRNEIKAMSCGCPIESGKVDSKRKEIKNLLAEIEKTNPNVKQSIFNSMKNINIDYVMGYTRGNKNKGDM
- a CDS encoding tRNA lysidine(34) synthetase — encoded protein: MEKEKNNSILKNIEGKGFGKTIWSPIGRAMHRYNMVEAGDRIAVGVSGGKDSMTTLNALVRVKKIAQIDFEIIPIHIHSNTDKASYEKIEKYCEELGLKLQVEPTNLSDMLFGEKEVKNPCFLCGRIRRGILYRMMKEQNINKLALGHHKDDIIETFLMNVFYQGNMKMMKPSYISEEYGVRVIRPLAYVEEADIIRYVKKQELPVVASDCPYETSENSKRLRVKNLIRELAQENKDVRSVVFNSIKEMLD